Proteins from one Legionella taurinensis genomic window:
- the uppS gene encoding polyprenyl diphosphate synthase, whose protein sequence is MSKKALTHIAFIPDGNGRWANIRQLPRTCGHDVGYQTALKILHHCIKIKIPYVTLFALSYYNVIKRGDDELQNIYRHLRSLFKDKEIDLFHRLNCVFRPIGDFSCLTKCPELIDAINYAIDKTRNNTGTVINIAVAYAGSTDIADSIYEIYRQNDNHLPEKRDDLIKGISHHSSLRSPPVDLFIRLGGEKRLSDFCFWHLLQAELEFLDTLWPDFTVAQLDNCIKNYHNRDRRFGEATSARIIRKLAKERRPQSGSRCSNLRSDK, encoded by the coding sequence TGGGCCAATATTCGTCAATTGCCTCGAACATGCGGGCATGACGTGGGTTACCAGACGGCACTTAAAATACTGCACCATTGTATAAAAATTAAAATTCCGTACGTCACCCTCTTTGCGTTGAGTTATTATAACGTTATCAAACGCGGGGATGATGAACTGCAGAATATTTACAGGCATCTTCGCAGTCTCTTTAAAGACAAGGAGATCGATCTTTTTCATCGTTTAAACTGCGTTTTCAGGCCGATAGGCGATTTTTCCTGCTTGACGAAGTGCCCGGAACTGATTGATGCCATCAACTATGCCATTGACAAAACCCGAAACAATACCGGAACGGTCATCAATATTGCGGTAGCCTATGCAGGGAGCACCGATATCGCCGATAGTATTTACGAAATCTATCGTCAGAACGACAACCATTTGCCTGAAAAAAGAGACGATTTAATTAAGGGGATTAGTCACCATTCTTCTCTGCGTTCACCGCCGGTGGATTTATTTATTCGCCTGGGGGGAGAAAAACGGCTAAGCGATTTTTGTTTCTGGCATCTGTTACAGGCTGAGTTGGAATTTTTAGACACGCTCTGGCCTGATTTCACCGTGGCGCAACTGGATAATTGTATCAAAAATTATCACAACCGCGATCGTCGTTTTGGTGAAGCGACGTCAGCCAGGATCATCCGTAAGCTTGCCAAAGAGCGGCGGCCGCAGTCTGGCAGCCGCTGCTCAAACCTCAGGAGCGATAAGTAG
- a CDS encoding ABC transporter ATP-binding protein gives MIGQIDNSGLRGSLKFGIIVSILSILAILGFAALSFFAAPLVLTVIAGAFFAGGMVFLMAMGYGIFNDLLGAKSNLPYFMLGHQRQQHSMIQSNKPAAQGIAWGIAAVAPLAFPAAILFFITALVAGFFVPTALFVLPVMAIVIPLIVIIADVVARRKKKIYTAGTDEYQLAHQPWEAFQGSLNKYQVDGLMEMSNTVEEKAAWLANSDRNVIGFKYVPILAVISLVTFATLTGVSTLLPAVMFGAIMSTILPVSAGVLIALAITAALIYLAVNHKKQDDNQYKLDFPNADAPDEPKSESTQPTVNPLASVLTNKKTDGEQASANPTTNEIASDPSPITLAELVSSTNSPVYGKKTPSKEEHFSDELSTKNGYN, from the coding sequence ATGATAGGACAGATTGACAATAGTGGATTGAGAGGCTCTCTGAAATTTGGAATTATTGTTTCCATCCTCTCCATCCTGGCCATTTTAGGTTTTGCCGCTTTAAGTTTTTTTGCCGCACCCTTGGTACTGACCGTCATAGCCGGGGCTTTTTTTGCCGGTGGGATGGTTTTTTTAATGGCCATGGGATATGGCATTTTTAATGACCTGCTCGGGGCTAAAAGCAACTTGCCTTATTTCATGCTCGGGCATCAGCGGCAACAACACAGCATGATTCAATCCAATAAGCCTGCGGCACAAGGCATTGCCTGGGGTATCGCCGCGGTAGCCCCCCTGGCCTTTCCTGCGGCTATTTTATTTTTTATTACGGCGCTCGTTGCTGGTTTTTTTGTGCCGACCGCGCTGTTTGTCCTGCCGGTTATGGCCATTGTTATCCCCCTGATTGTTATTATTGCCGATGTGGTCGCGAGACGAAAAAAGAAAATTTATACGGCTGGAACTGATGAGTATCAATTAGCCCATCAACCATGGGAAGCATTCCAAGGCTCCTTGAATAAGTATCAGGTAGATGGACTCATGGAAATGTCGAATACGGTTGAAGAAAAAGCAGCCTGGCTTGCAAACAGTGATCGAAACGTCATTGGATTCAAATACGTACCTATCCTCGCCGTGATTTCATTGGTCACCTTCGCCACATTAACCGGTGTCAGTACTCTGCTGCCCGCGGTGATGTTCGGCGCCATCATGTCCACCATACTCCCTGTCAGTGCAGGGGTACTGATTGCCCTGGCTATTACCGCCGCATTAATTTACCTGGCAGTTAATCACAAGAAACAGGATGATAATCAGTACAAACTGGACTTTCCAAACGCCGATGCCCCTGACGAGCCCAAATCAGAATCCACACAACCAACAGTTAATCCGCTGGCGTCTGTGCTCACAAATAAAAAAACAGATGGTGAACAGGCATCAGCCAACCCAACAACGAATGAGATTGCCTCCGATCCGTCTCCAATTACCTTGGCAGAGTTAGTGAGCAGCACCAACAGTCCAGTGTATGGGAAAAAGACCCCATCCAAAGAAGAGCACTTTAGCGACGAACTCTCCACTAAAAACGGGTACAATTAA
- a CDS encoding methyltransferase domain-containing protein yields the protein MNSACPFGPRLQVYWDRRYDFFHRFDEGIQLDAEGLHTVMPEQAALAQAKLFHEVDCVLDGFCGVGGAAIALARLGKKVIAIELDAQRLTMARHNARIYGVDEAITFVHGDFFEVARQYSADALLVDPPWGWPRYRPTDRFLLEHFEPHGKKVLDFALSRSNQVILRAPVHFDTTELESFAVNYQSYDNILNDRVISKSILLYQKSLKG from the coding sequence ATGAATTCTGCCTGCCCTTTTGGCCCCAGACTTCAGGTATACTGGGACAGGCGATATGATTTTTTTCATCGCTTTGATGAGGGCATTCAGCTCGATGCCGAAGGTTTGCATACGGTTATGCCAGAACAGGCTGCCCTGGCTCAGGCGAAGCTATTTCATGAGGTTGATTGTGTTCTCGATGGTTTTTGCGGTGTTGGCGGGGCGGCGATTGCCTTGGCGCGTCTCGGCAAAAAAGTCATTGCCATCGAGCTGGATGCCCAACGACTTACTATGGCCAGGCATAACGCCCGAATTTACGGGGTCGATGAAGCGATTACTTTTGTGCACGGGGATTTTTTTGAAGTGGCGCGCCAGTACAGCGCGGATGCCCTGCTGGTTGACCCGCCCTGGGGATGGCCCCGGTACCGTCCAACGGATCGCTTTTTGTTAGAGCATTTTGAGCCACACGGAAAAAAAGTACTTGATTTTGCCTTGTCCCGCAGTAATCAGGTCATTTTGCGGGCTCCCGTGCATTTTGATACGACCGAATTAGAGTCCTTCGCTGTCAATTACCAGTCTTACGATAACATCCTGAATGATCGGGTGATTTCAAAATCCATCCTTCTCTATCAAAAGTCATTAAAAGGTTAA
- a CDS encoding N-acetylmuramoyl-L-alanine amidase — protein MTLSLGLLLFTFCVQAVAFSCHESQPIIQKPIQFDKERVALTRDYQRQHYGIDSESIAIEPKMIVLHWTMLPTMDIVFRLFNPPALPKNSPRRNELPGDLNVSSHFLVDKDGRIYQLMPETWMARHSIGLNHYAIGIENVGGVDGKDDLTEEQVRANAFLVCYLKAKYPQIENVIGHNEYLNYKNTPLWLEKDPDYYTDKTDPGPTFVNRVKQRIAAS, from the coding sequence ATGACCTTATCGCTGGGCTTGCTTCTTTTCACCTTCTGTGTTCAGGCCGTCGCGTTTTCCTGCCATGAGTCTCAGCCCATTATTCAAAAACCAATCCAGTTTGATAAAGAGCGCGTTGCGTTGACGCGCGACTATCAACGGCAGCATTACGGCATTGATTCCGAGTCTATCGCCATTGAGCCTAAGATGATTGTGTTGCATTGGACGATGCTGCCGACCATGGACATTGTTTTTCGACTGTTTAATCCGCCCGCCTTGCCCAAAAATTCGCCGCGGCGTAACGAATTACCGGGGGATTTAAACGTGTCCAGTCATTTTCTGGTGGACAAAGACGGCCGCATTTATCAGCTGATGCCGGAAACCTGGATGGCTAGACACAGCATTGGCTTAAACCATTATGCCATTGGCATTGAAAATGTCGGGGGCGTCGATGGCAAGGACGACCTCACGGAAGAGCAGGTTCGTGCCAATGCGTTTCTCGTGTGTTATCTCAAAGCCAAATACCCTCAAATCGAGAACGTGATTGGCCACAATGAGTATTTAAATTATAAAAATACGCCGTTATGGCTGGAAAAAGATCCGGATTATTATACCGATAAAACCGACCCGGGCCCCACCTTTGTCAACAGGGTAAAACAGCGCATTGCTGCTTCCTAA
- a CDS encoding biliverdin-producing heme oxygenase, which yields MPKFTEALLAATYKNGKPSGALTEVHAKAEHHRFKKDHLFKDKAIPKAVYASRLIQHYLIIQSLEMHLQALSTAKESALSAFFILSYLNELWRTPAIERDLQQLGINPKEIRASEVAPATTKYLEKIDNASPQALLTHFLVHVAGFMHGGNIILNKYIKPSNELTDYQISTHQYDFSAAFPRLPEKSRSTLGLYQEMMTHLDTKLVLSSHDYDEVVKEAQCVYEAMTGIYDDLCEMHARQPLVSTSSIAKVGVSLIVVAWVLKCLFDLFNPVANSLSAATP from the coding sequence ATGCCCAAATTCACTGAAGCCTTGTTGGCTGCAACCTACAAGAATGGAAAACCAAGCGGTGCACTGACGGAAGTGCATGCCAAAGCGGAACATCACCGCTTTAAAAAAGACCATCTTTTTAAAGACAAGGCGATACCGAAGGCGGTGTATGCTTCTCGCCTGATTCAACATTATTTAATTATCCAAAGCCTGGAAATGCATCTTCAAGCGCTGTCTACAGCAAAAGAATCAGCCCTTAGTGCCTTTTTTATTTTATCTTACTTAAACGAACTCTGGCGAACGCCGGCCATCGAAAGGGATTTGCAGCAATTGGGTATTAATCCAAAAGAAATAAGGGCGAGTGAGGTTGCTCCTGCAACAACGAAGTACCTCGAAAAAATTGACAATGCGTCGCCGCAGGCACTACTGACTCATTTTCTGGTGCATGTCGCTGGGTTTATGCATGGCGGTAATATCATTCTCAACAAATACATTAAACCCAGTAATGAATTGACCGATTATCAAATTTCAACCCATCAATATGATTTTTCCGCCGCCTTCCCCCGCTTGCCGGAAAAAAGCCGTTCAACCCTGGGCCTGTACCAGGAGATGATGACGCATCTTGACACGAAACTGGTGCTTTCATCGCATGACTATGACGAGGTTGTTAAGGAGGCCCAGTGTGTTTACGAGGCCATGACTGGGATTTATGACGATTTATGTGAGATGCATGCCCGTCAACCCCTTGTTTCAACCTCGTCAATTGCCAAGGTCGGCGTCAGTTTAATTGTTGTTGCCTGGGTATTAAAATGCCTCTTTGATTTATTCAATCCAGTCGCCAATAGCCTGTCGGCAGCCACGCCTTAA
- a CDS encoding HEAT repeat domain-containing protein: protein MRKLFCIFGVLFPMVLLAKTTIDLFGDEGSQADRVLKQYSGPILALEESLHELLLSDQLQTHPEKLNEAGKRKRALVNKIKKEYGYAYVDVSTVNYSSDSVYITIEVIRKEQTHRLRFIDDHRPVKHSARKDLIHDMERYNELGTTLFLNDQLNPEKLDCPVYHCTWGFEHPKLKPFYAPFQQGVSAQKSLILETLDADTDPERRAAAVFLVGHFANPQEIIDLLLPHVLDKDSGVRNNAMRVIGTTLAKYKTARVNIEPFLHLLSSPYDTDRNKSLLVLLQVCDANRQKMIQEGKESLLALLALKQPNNHEPAYQILKKISGKNYTDTDLKSWKAWADSVQVSNQ from the coding sequence ATGCGTAAGTTATTTTGTATTTTTGGTGTTCTTTTTCCGATGGTCTTACTAGCTAAAACGACGATTGATCTGTTTGGCGACGAGGGGAGTCAGGCCGATCGCGTACTTAAGCAATACAGTGGGCCGATACTGGCCCTGGAAGAATCATTGCATGAATTGCTATTAAGTGATCAACTGCAGACGCATCCCGAGAAGCTTAACGAGGCGGGTAAGCGAAAAAGGGCTCTGGTTAATAAGATAAAAAAAGAGTACGGTTATGCGTATGTTGATGTATCGACAGTCAACTATTCGAGCGATTCTGTCTACATCACCATTGAGGTGATTCGCAAAGAGCAGACTCATCGTCTTCGGTTTATTGATGATCACAGACCCGTGAAGCACAGTGCCAGGAAAGACCTCATCCATGACATGGAGAGGTACAATGAGTTGGGTACCACCTTGTTTTTAAATGATCAATTGAATCCCGAAAAACTGGATTGCCCCGTCTATCACTGTACCTGGGGGTTTGAGCATCCAAAATTAAAGCCTTTCTATGCTCCATTTCAACAGGGGGTCAGTGCACAGAAATCATTAATCCTCGAGACGCTTGATGCTGATACGGATCCGGAAAGACGGGCGGCGGCTGTGTTTTTAGTCGGGCATTTTGCTAACCCTCAGGAAATTATTGATTTGTTGCTACCGCATGTTCTGGATAAGGACAGTGGCGTTCGTAATAACGCCATGCGGGTGATAGGGACGACGTTGGCTAAATACAAGACGGCACGTGTCAACATCGAGCCTTTCCTTCACTTGTTATCCTCGCCTTATGACACGGATAGAAACAAATCCTTGTTGGTGCTGCTGCAGGTATGTGATGCCAATCGACAAAAAATGATTCAGGAGGGCAAAGAATCCCTGTTGGCTCTGTTGGCATTAAAACAACCGAACAATCATGAGCCTGCGTATCAGATTTTGAAAAAAATCAGCGGTAAAAACTACACTGATACCGATCTCAAATCATGGAAAGCCTGGGCTGATTCCGTTCAGGTCTCTAACCAATAG
- a CDS encoding HlyD family secretion protein, translating to MSQLFRQEVLDFKKTKNFGSVFINIPFNVYVLSFAMAVILSLMILFLCVAEYSEKYTVNGYLDYSKGFIQIYSGKSGLIVKGQAKSHQHVNQGDVLFKIDTSYSDAPSQSKILGRINHQTRRLRQDIVRIKKELLVLKPLLAKKYISADVYNNKKDRLSELRNKKNQLEIERIQHQKRNAYIVRAPINGRLTVIHYQVGQQVSPSDELVKIIPDNTDLIAEIQVPVKHAGFMTKNDPITLRYDAYPYERFGTYTAVIKDIDPVISLDKTASHSLVTPDPYYRVRAKLDSQSVTVYGRQKGLQQGMTFSAVMTGTRRKVWQWIWEPIDHFMGS from the coding sequence ATGAGTCAATTATTCAGGCAGGAAGTCCTGGACTTCAAAAAAACTAAAAATTTTGGTTCGGTATTCATTAATATTCCTTTTAATGTTTATGTCCTGTCGTTTGCTATGGCGGTCATTTTAAGCCTGATGATCCTGTTCCTGTGTGTTGCCGAGTATTCAGAAAAGTACACGGTTAATGGCTATCTGGATTACTCCAAAGGGTTCATTCAGATCTACTCCGGCAAAAGCGGACTGATAGTAAAGGGACAGGCGAAAAGTCACCAACATGTCAATCAAGGGGATGTTTTATTTAAAATAGACACCTCTTATTCGGATGCGCCCAGTCAAAGTAAAATACTGGGCCGCATTAACCACCAAACACGGCGGCTGCGTCAGGACATCGTGCGGATAAAAAAAGAATTATTGGTTCTTAAGCCCCTGCTGGCAAAAAAATACATCTCAGCGGATGTGTATAACAACAAAAAAGACCGTCTCAGCGAGTTAAGGAATAAGAAAAATCAGCTGGAAATTGAGCGGATTCAGCATCAAAAGCGAAATGCTTACATTGTTCGGGCACCGATTAACGGCAGATTGACGGTTATTCATTACCAGGTGGGGCAGCAGGTTAGTCCTTCTGACGAGCTGGTAAAAATTATTCCAGACAACACCGATCTCATTGCTGAAATTCAGGTTCCTGTTAAACACGCCGGGTTTATGACCAAAAATGATCCGATCACGCTTCGTTACGATGCTTATCCCTATGAGCGCTTTGGTACTTACACGGCGGTCATTAAAGACATTGATCCGGTGATTAGTCTCGATAAGACAGCCTCCCATTCGCTGGTAACGCCTGATCCCTATTACAGGGTGCGGGCTAAGCTCGACAGTCAGAGTGTGACGGTCTATGGTCGGCAAAAGGGTTTGCAGCAGGGGATGACCTTTTCTGCTGTGATGACAGGCACACGTCGAAAAGTCTGGCAATGGATTTGGGAACCCATTGACCATTTTATGGGAAGTTAA
- a CDS encoding peptidase domain-containing ABC transporter, with protein MQLTFKWQRRAALPVIIQDETAECGHACVAMVSNYHGHELNLPALRALSKPSNRGTTLLDMTRLLTTLGFRTRALRVPLEELQFVQCPAILHWDLNHFVVLKKVKRGHAIIHDPVSGVKKCKMEELSKSFTGIALEIEKEADFKAIRDNQSLTLTRLASSIHGVKKFITLLLFFSAFIELFNLINPLFMQFVTDNIISTHNAHNLYFIACGFVLLVLIQTLAEYIRGHVVIYVGSHLTEQFSSNIVQHILKLPLDFFEKRHKGDVQSRFQSIEEIQKKISTDFISTLFDGLMIAINLTVMAFYSIPLTAIVLVALALYVLIRQTSYHFLKKQTETSIAQHAKASSAFLETLHGILPIKAFLKEQTQFNTWRNAFIASLNADIRIARVNLIYRMFNQFLFHIEHIIVVCAGASLVLTNQFSLGMLMAFLAYRLSLVNKASTFIQSLFDYRLIALQLHRLSDIVFQEPEAISPGKGELKSINGSLRMQDVTFRYNPEGDDVISRLNLDIKAGEKVVITGPSGCGKSTLLKVAMGLLNKTQGEIFIDGKPLQEFGIHNLRQMSASVMQDDVLLSGSILNNIAFFDEAMDLERVYESAKLACIHEEIEQFPMGYETLVGDMGSTLSGGQKQRILLARALYKQPKILFLDEATSHLDIENERKINQSLNRLAITQVVIAHRPETIKMADRVIHL; from the coding sequence ATGCAACTCACTTTTAAATGGCAACGGCGTGCTGCGCTTCCTGTCATTATTCAGGATGAAACCGCCGAATGTGGCCACGCCTGTGTGGCGATGGTCAGCAATTATCACGGCCATGAATTGAATCTGCCTGCACTAAGGGCACTATCAAAACCGTCCAACCGGGGAACAACCTTACTGGATATGACGCGGTTACTGACTACGCTCGGGTTTAGAACCCGTGCTTTGCGTGTGCCACTGGAAGAACTCCAGTTCGTTCAGTGCCCTGCAATTCTGCATTGGGATTTAAATCATTTTGTTGTGTTAAAAAAGGTTAAAAGAGGGCATGCGATTATTCATGATCCGGTGAGTGGCGTGAAGAAGTGCAAGATGGAGGAGCTATCCAAATCCTTTACCGGTATCGCCCTGGAAATTGAAAAAGAGGCCGACTTTAAGGCCATAAGAGATAATCAATCGTTGACGCTGACCCGTCTGGCGTCATCCATCCATGGGGTCAAAAAATTCATTACGCTGCTTCTTTTCTTTTCGGCGTTCATTGAACTGTTCAACCTGATTAATCCCCTGTTTATGCAATTTGTGACGGATAACATCATCAGTACCCACAATGCCCATAATCTGTATTTCATTGCCTGTGGGTTTGTGCTATTGGTTCTTATTCAAACATTGGCCGAATACATCCGCGGCCATGTGGTGATTTATGTCGGTAGTCACCTGACCGAGCAGTTTTCCTCGAATATTGTGCAGCATATTCTCAAATTGCCGTTGGATTTTTTTGAAAAAAGACACAAGGGCGACGTTCAGTCCCGTTTTCAATCGATTGAAGAAATTCAAAAAAAGATCAGCACCGATTTTATCAGTACGCTTTTTGACGGTTTAATGATTGCTATTAATCTGACTGTCATGGCATTTTACAGTATTCCGTTAACCGCCATTGTGCTGGTTGCCCTGGCGTTGTACGTCCTTATCCGCCAGACCAGCTATCATTTTTTAAAAAAACAGACTGAAACCTCCATTGCGCAGCATGCCAAAGCCTCGTCCGCTTTTCTGGAGACGCTTCATGGGATTTTACCCATCAAAGCGTTTTTAAAAGAACAGACTCAATTCAACACTTGGCGAAACGCATTCATTGCCTCGCTGAACGCGGATATCCGGATTGCGCGGGTGAATCTCATTTACCGTATGTTCAACCAATTTCTGTTTCATATCGAACATATTATTGTCGTGTGCGCAGGCGCGTCATTGGTACTGACCAACCAATTTTCATTGGGCATGCTCATGGCTTTTCTGGCTTACCGGTTGTCTTTGGTGAATAAGGCCTCTACGTTTATTCAGAGTTTGTTTGATTACAGACTCATCGCTCTCCAGCTCCATCGTTTAAGCGACATTGTTTTTCAGGAGCCTGAAGCAATAAGTCCAGGAAAAGGTGAACTTAAATCCATCAATGGTTCACTCCGCATGCAGGACGTCACTTTTCGATATAATCCCGAAGGGGACGACGTGATAAGCCGCCTTAATTTGGACATTAAGGCCGGAGAAAAAGTGGTCATTACTGGTCCCTCCGGTTGCGGCAAATCCACCTTATTAAAAGTAGCCATGGGGCTTTTAAACAAAACGCAGGGTGAAATTTTTATTGATGGCAAGCCCCTGCAGGAGTTCGGTATCCACAATTTAAGGCAAATGTCGGCATCAGTCATGCAGGATGATGTGCTGCTCAGTGGTTCGATACTCAATAATATTGCGTTTTTTGATGAAGCCATGGATTTGGAGCGCGTGTATGAATCGGCTAAACTTGCGTGTATCCACGAAGAAATTGAGCAATTTCCCATGGGTTATGAGACGTTAGTAGGTGACATGGGCTCTACGCTTTCGGGTGGACAAAAGCAGAGAATACTCCTGGCTCGGGCCTTGTATAAACAACCCAAAATACTCTTTCTTGATGAGGCAACCAGCCATCTGGACATTGAAAATGAAAGAAAGATAAACCAGTCGCTTAATCGGCTTGCTATAACCCAGGTCGTGATCGCTCACCGACCAGAAACGATAAAAATGGCAGACAGGGTGATCCATTTGTAA
- a CDS encoding magnesium transporter CorA family protein produces the protein MLFPSFLILKKTMVIIHFNTESGLQAETLNLSNPHRLHQAVWLDLMDLTYEEETLLEEFFNINIPTKTEVEEIELSSRLYAENGTLFMTATMVAKSESPEVQTDVVTFILNNRILMTLRYTELHSFSLFKSRLAQYSKPTSSGLLIGLLEAAVDRLADILEKISHEFDKTSALIFRQTERIGTAKDISYKQIIAMIGAYGDLGAKARESLMSFTRLISFLSQAENIKLSGNMKSILATISKDVNSLSDYSAFLSTKFNFLHDATLGMITLEQNNIIKSFTVAAVLFLPPTLIASIYGMNFKHIPELEWYVGYPLAILLMVISAWLPFFYFKRKRWL, from the coding sequence ATGCTATTTCCATCCTTTCTTATCTTAAAAAAAACAATGGTCATTATCCATTTTAATACCGAATCAGGACTACAGGCTGAAACATTGAACTTGAGTAATCCTCACCGCCTTCACCAGGCAGTATGGCTTGATTTAATGGATTTAACCTACGAAGAGGAAACGCTTCTTGAAGAGTTTTTTAACATTAATATTCCAACCAAAACCGAGGTTGAAGAAATCGAATTGTCGAGCCGCCTTTATGCCGAAAATGGCACCCTGTTCATGACAGCCACCATGGTTGCTAAATCGGAATCCCCGGAAGTGCAGACCGATGTGGTCACGTTTATTTTAAACAACCGCATTTTAATGACCCTGCGCTACACTGAACTCCACTCATTCAGTTTATTCAAGTCACGCCTGGCACAATACAGCAAGCCCACGTCGTCAGGCTTACTGATTGGGCTTCTTGAGGCAGCCGTTGATCGACTCGCTGACATTCTTGAAAAAATCAGCCACGAATTTGATAAAACATCCGCGCTGATCTTCCGGCAAACGGAGCGAATCGGCACCGCCAAGGACATCAGTTATAAACAAATCATCGCCATGATTGGCGCTTACGGGGATTTAGGCGCCAAAGCCCGGGAAAGCCTGATGTCCTTTACTCGGCTCATTTCTTTTTTAAGTCAGGCTGAAAACATCAAACTGTCGGGCAACATGAAATCGATTCTGGCGACGATTAGCAAAGATGTGAACTCGTTAAGCGATTACTCTGCCTTTCTCTCAACCAAATTTAACTTTCTGCACGATGCCACACTGGGCATGATTACACTTGAACAGAATAACATCATTAAGAGTTTTACCGTTGCGGCCGTCCTTTTTCTGCCCCCAACGCTTATCGCCAGCATTTATGGCATGAACTTTAAGCATATCCCGGAACTTGAGTGGTACGTCGGTTACCCGTTGGCCATCCTGTTGATGGTCATTTCAGCCTGGCTGCCATTCTTTTACTTCAAGAGGAAAAGGTGGTTGTAA